The window TATCTTTGATTTTAGGCAAAAAACTTATCACTTTCATAAACAACACTAGCTCAGACACCATGAAACACGAAGACGAGACATACTATGGAGTTATCAATGAAGCATTTGCTAATCTGTTAAATTGTTTcatatcaaaagaaaaaaatttcaattactcATGGAAGATACTAAAAGCAGAATCTTTGACAGCAACACATGTCTTCAGGTGAAAAAGTTGTACTAACAATAAGCAGCACCCCAAAATTACTAATGGAAACTAAGTATACAAACACAGATTTTCTAACAGTAATATATGTAGTATTAAACCAACACAATTAATACCTGATCAGCAAACCCCCAAAACAGAACTGAGACAACCACACTTTCCCAAAGCTCAGCCATAACACAGAACAAACAGCAACTCcataaccttttttttaacaaaactAACAGCTTTATCAACTACTCAAAATTTCCTCAACTACAGTTTTTCAATGTAAAACAGCTTGCATTTCTGCAATCCCTTTCCCCTCTGACTTTCTCACAGCTATTAGGCAAAGACaaattgaaatgattcaatttttatgaaCTAAGCAGAGGAAGAAAGTTCACagagagataataaagatAAGGTGGATTAAGATTTTCTCGGTGAGGATTGaaggaaaataaacaaatatggAAAGAAATAGGAttcttgaatttatatttaaacaaatttacaaattatggCTATATTTACCAAAAGAACATGGAATGTTAGTAGCTAGCTAAGCAACTACACTATACTCCCCAACTAAGAGAGACAGAATCTGGGTTTCTCCATGTATTGAGTAGGAGTCAATCCATCAGCCAACCAAGCATGATTCAAAGCAGATTGTGATGTGATTCTCTTGGTTGGATCACAAGTCAACAACCCCTTTAGGAGATCAAATCCAGCATCAGAAAGCATGTACTTTGCCGATGAAATTGTAGTATCAACATTGTTGTTATCCGGATGACCAAGAATACAATATATCTCGTGCAACTGATCTTCCGTGGATTTCCCTCTAAAGAGCACTTTCCTCAACAACAACTCCGCCATCACACATCCCACCGCCCACACATCCACCGCACACGAATAGCTCTTCTCTCCAAGAAGCAGCTCCGGCGCCATGTAGCACAATGTCCCCACAGTGGACTCAGATTTGTCCCCGAACCTCATCGCCAACCCGAAGTCACATATCTTCAACTCACCTCCTTTGTTGACAAGGATGTTGGAGGGCTTGAGATCCCTATGCAGAAGTCGGTGTTGGTGGAGAAAGTTGACGCCTTGGATCAACTGTTTCATCAACATCTTGACT is drawn from Salvia hispanica cultivar TCC Black 2014 chromosome 6, UniMelb_Shisp_WGS_1.0, whole genome shotgun sequence and contains these coding sequences:
- the LOC125197383 gene encoding cyclin-dependent kinase G-1-like, producing the protein MAAHVRNNTNTNTNTNTDDGFALFRGRKTACKSKAPKGIVIKKTISVWPETMCSHNGKKRKLQSSSSEEELCNKKGRIPLPDYPIVGGYECLGKISYGSCGVVYKVQHKLTSQIWAMKKQFSGSGLSEISILQSLGGKHPSIVGFKEVAVDAHRGLYLVMEHMDFDLRGYMAEEVLPIPQVKMLMKQLIQGVNFLHQHRLLHRDLKPSNILVNKGGELKICDFGLAMRFGDKSESTVGTLCYMAPELLLGEKSYSCAVDVWAVGCVMAELLLRKVLFRGKSTEDQLHEIYCILGHPDNNNVDTTISSAKYMLSDAGFDLLKGLLTCDPTKRITSQSALNHAWLADGLTPTQYMEKPRFCLS